CATCAGGGCGGCCGTGATCGCGATCGTGATCAGGTTGGTCACGAACAGCATCAGGGACCCGCCAAAGACCGTCCAGTTAAACGTGGCGAGGCCAAAGCCGACTACGGCCAGCGGGGGCATCAAGGCGGTAGCGATGGCGACGCCCACGATAGTGCCCATCCGCCCGCGGATCATCGCATAGGTGCCGGCGAGGGCAGAAAACAAGGCGACCAGCAGATCGAACAGGTTGGGCCGTGTTCTTGCCGCGATTTCCGAGGTGACGGTTTGCAAAGGAGAAAGGAACACAATTGCCGCGCAGAACAGGATGGCTATCAGAGACCCGAGCAGCAATGCCCGCCCGCACCGCCGCAGCCATAGAAAATCCCCTGTAGCCAGGGCGAAGCCGGCCCCGATAATCGGGCTCATCAAAGGTGAAAGAAGCATGGCACCGATGACGACGGCGGGAGACGACAGGAGCAGGCCGAGCACGGCAATTCCGGCCGACATGCAAATCATGAAAACATAGCGGCTGGTAAACAGCGATTCACCGCGGATACCCTCGATACAGCTATCCTGGTCGACATCCTCGATCACCGCCTCGCGCCACCAGGTACGCAAATGGACGATCGCGCGCAGAAGGGTGAAGGTGGTCGTCTTTCCCTTGGCCGGGGTCGATTTGGGCGAGGTCTCAGGTGTGGTCATCGGCAGTCCGGTCTAGCATTGAGATCTGGCTATAGCGCGTTGTGCGGTGCGCACGCCAATTAATCCGGCAGGCACCAGGTCGGGGGCCAAGGCATTGCTTTTGCCGGGGCGCCTACTACCCTGCTCACCTGTGAGCATGCGCAAACTGGATATCTGGCATCAGGCCGGCCTGATCGACGAGCAAACGCTCGCGAAAATCCGCGCTTTCGAGGATGAACATCACCGCCCGCTTGCGCTGTGGGCCGTGATCGGCATCGGCGCGCTCGCCATCGGGTTGGGCGTTATTTCGGTCGTCGCTGCGAATTGGGAAGATGTACCGGGCATGGTCCGGCTGGCGTTGCACCTTGCATTAATGGTGTGGCTTGCCGCTTTCCTGATCTGGCGCGAACAGGAGCTTGAGCAGGATCGGCCCTGGGGCCTGGAAGCCCTGCTGTTTGTGCTGGCGATGTTGGGGATGACGTTCTTCGGCCATCTCGGGCAAGTCTACCAGACCAGCTCCCCGCTGTGGCAGCCGCTCGGCGTATGGTTGTTGCTGTTCGGCCCGGTCCTGTTGCTGCGCGGGCAGAGCTGGCTGACAGCGATGTTGCTGATGGCCGTGCTGGTGTTCATTTGTTGGGACTATTCGTGGGGCAGCGCGCTTCCCGGCACGGCCCGTGATCGTGCGCAGGAAGCTTGGCTGGTCTTTGTCACTGCGTTGCCCCTAATGGTCCCCCCACTGGCGGCGTGGATGCGCGGGCGCAGCGCGCGGGACACATTCTGGAAGCGCCTCGAAGAAATGGCCATCGCCTATGCCGTGGCAGGGGCGACATTCGTGTGCATTTTTGCAGGCGTTACGGAGCGCGGATACGAGGGCATGACCTTGCTCGACCAGCTG
This is a stretch of genomic DNA from Parerythrobacter jejuensis. It encodes these proteins:
- a CDS encoding DUF2157 domain-containing protein — its product is MRKLDIWHQAGLIDEQTLAKIRAFEDEHHRPLALWAVIGIGALAIGLGVISVVAANWEDVPGMVRLALHLALMVWLAAFLIWREQELEQDRPWGLEALLFVLAMLGMTFFGHLGQVYQTSSPLWQPLGVWLLLFGPVLLLRGQSWLTAMLLMAVLVFICWDYSWGSALPGTARDRAQEAWLVFVTALPLMVPPLAAWMRGRSARDTFWKRLEEMAIAYAVAGATFVCIFAGVTERGYEGMTLLDQLIRGGVALAAAALFFKARPGAEGRSSALILAAAGIVCLVAVIVTGSGVMSGILFMALWVAIGAIALRAGWRGLFQLAVGAVALRLIILSFELASDLLTSGFGLILAGIMILAIAWGAVRISREYAPPREGAE